In Thermococcus chitonophagus, the genomic stretch GGAGCGGGGGAGCATCAACGAGCTCGGGAAATCCTCCGTATTTAATGTACTCTTCAAGATATCGTCTAATTAATCCCCGCTCCCGCTCTATCAACGGTTTATTTATTTGCACACCTTTGAAGTGCAAAAATTCAGCGAATGACAACGGGAAGAGTCCAAAGCTGAGGCTACGTCCCCTCAGTGCCGTCGCTATTTCCTGTGATAAGAGCTTTGAAGATGAACCCGTGATAAAGATGTACGCGCTTTTTCTCTCAATGAGGCGTCTCACGAAGAGCTCCCATCCCTTAACAACCTGAACTTCGTCTAGGAAAAGGTACATCTTTTTAGCCTTGGGATTGTGCTTATAATACAGCTCCACGATCCTCCCAAGATCTTGAGCCTTTAATCCGGCCAGCCTTTCATCCTCAAAGTTAATGTAGAACAGCCTTTCTATTGGCATTCCCTTCCTAATCAGCTCAAGCATTGTCTGGTATAGGAGGTACGTTTTACCAGATCTTCTAAGACCGTAAACGATCACCGCTCTTTCAAGGTTAGTTGGAAGTTTAAGCTCCCTCTCTTTAACCTCGGGAATGCCGAGCTTGTGGAACTCAATGATGACTTCTTCAATGTCCATGTGTTCACCAATTTGTCCTATTGTAATATGACATATTTTAAGATTTTGTGTTATTTGGGTGGTAAATATTTGGGTCAAGCTCATAACATAACGACATCCCTTAACTAGTTAAGGGAGGTTGTGCAATTATAAGTGACGCTATGGTAAAGTTATGTCATTACGACAATAGGGAATAATCAAAGAGCTTCAATGGTTCTTTAAGTTTCTCAATGTATCTTTCTTCCCCACGTTTTCTTGGGAACACATCCTCAATAACTACATACCCGAGCTTTTCCAGCTCATTCCTGTACTTGTTCTTGCTAATAGAGGCAACTATATGCTTGAGGTTATTTCTTGAATAGCTTAGCATAGTTAATTCCTAGAAACTATTCTTTCTCCAGAGGCTCGATCTCTATCGCCACTACTCCATACTTCTTCTCCCTTTCCTCATCGTAGAACTGCCTGTATACTTGAACACCCTCCTCAATGCTCTCGACCCCAGGAAGAACGTTTTCTAACCCTTCTTTCTCAAGCATCTCTCTGAAGGATTTGTAAACTCTAATCGCCTTAACCCTGACCTTCAACCTTCCCC encodes the following:
- a CDS encoding ASCH domain-containing protein, producing the protein MEWEMGLQEEYLELIKAGKKKIEGRLYDEKRRQIKPGDIISFEGGRLKVRVKAIRVYKSFREMLEKEGLENVLPGVESIEEGVQVYRQFYDEEREKKYGVVAIEIEPLEKE